A single region of the Phoenix dactylifera cultivar Barhee BC4 unplaced genomic scaffold, palm_55x_up_171113_PBpolish2nd_filt_p 000747F, whole genome shotgun sequence genome encodes:
- the LOC120107055 gene encoding kinesin-like protein KIN-14J — MRKDDDCLIASPILKGISVLDLSSTLQLLGSKYSLMKRHHEQSDKLVKLRANYEMLKYKFLEECEPKYETLKQKYSEECAERKRLHNELIKLKGNMRVFFADAGH, encoded by the exons ATGCGTAAGGATGATGATTGCCTCATCGCATCTCCTATTCTGAAGGGAATTTCTGTTCTTGATCTCTCTTCTACTCTTCAGCTTCTTG GGTCTAAGTACAGTCTGATGAAGAGACACCACGAACAGAGTGATAAACTTGTAAAACTACGGGCTAATTATGAAATGCTAAAATATAAGTTCCTGGAGGAGTGCGAGCCTAAATACGAAACCTTGAAGCAGAAGTACTCAGAAGAGTGCGCTGAAAGGAAGCGCCTACATAATGAACTGATCAAGCTGAAGGGCAATATGAGGGTTTTTTTTGCAGATGCAGGCCATTAA
- the LOC120107057 gene encoding LOW QUALITY PROTEIN: kinesin-like protein KIN-14J (The sequence of the model RefSeq protein was modified relative to this genomic sequence to represent the inferred CDS: deleted 1 base in 1 codon), giving the protein YVVCAEAVFVETLPIVKSVLDGYNMCIFGYGQTGSGNTFTMEGTTENGGVNYKALEELLKCSKESSSIIRYELSVSMLEVYNEKIRDPLVDNADQPVKKLEIKQVAAGIQDVPGLVEAQICSIDEVWEMLKTGARNRSVGSTNANKLSLLHCSMVRVTIKSENLESGQRSRSHMWLVDIAGSERVAKTEVEGQRLKECQFIDKSLSALGDVISALASKNPHIPYRNSKLTRLLQSSLGGDCKTLMFAQISPSSADLGETLCLLNFASRVRGVEHGPARKQSDPAESFKLKQMAEKLRQEEKETARLNESLQSMQLKYASQEYVIKTLQEKVRDLENQRASRQTAKFSKPPPAPIKERPPLSKITNRLPR; this is encoded by the exons TATGTTGTCTGTGCAGAGGCTGTCTTTGTGGAGACCTTGCCAATTGTGAAATCAGTACTAGATGGGTACAATATGTGCATTTTCGGATATGGGCAGACAGGTAGTGGGAATACATTTACGATGGAAGGAACAACAGAGAACGGGGGTGTTAACTACAAAGCTTTGGAGGAACTGCTCAAGTGTTCCAAGGAAAGCAGCTCCATAATCAGATATGAACTTTCTGTGAGCATGTTGGAGGTCTATAATGAGAAGATCAGAGATCCTCTGGTAGACAATGCAGATCAACCTGTGAAGAA ATTGGAGATAAAGCAAGTGGCAGCCGGAATACAGGATGTGCCTGGGTTGGTTGAAGCTCAGATCTGCAGCATAGATGAGGTGTGGGAGATGCTTAAAACTGGAGCAAGGAACAGATCGGTTGGGTCAACCAATGCAAACAAGCTCTCACTG CTTCATTGCAGCATGGTTCGGGTGACTATCAAGAGTGAGAATTTGGAGAGTGGGCAGAGGAGCAGGAGCCACATGTGGCTTGTGGATATAGCTGGAAGTGAACGTGTTGCAAAGACTGAAGTTGAGGGCCAGAGGTTGAAAGAGTGTCAGTTCATCGATAAGTCACTCTCGGCATTAGGAGATGTTATCTCTGCTCTTGCCTCAAAGAAC CCCCATATTCCATAcag GAACTCAAAGCTTACCCGTCTGCTCCAAAGCTCTCTAG GAGGAGATTGCAAGACTCTTATGTTTGCACAGATCAGCCCAAGCTCAGCAGATTTGGGAGAAACACTCTGCTTATTAAATTTTGCTAGTCGAGTCCGGGGAGTTGAGCATGGCCCTGCCCGTAAACAATCAGATCCAGCAGAAAGTTTCAAGCTTAAACAGATG GCAGAGAAGCTCCgacaggaagaaaaggaaacagcAAGATTAAATGAAAGCTTGCAGTCGATGCAGCTCAAATATGCATCACAGGAGTATGTCATTAAAACTCTTCAAGAAAAG GTTAGAGATCTTGAGAACCAGAGGGCCTCCAGACAGACTGCCAAATTCTCCAAGCCACCACCGGCTCCCATCAAGGAGAGGCCTCCTTTGAGCAAAATCACTAACCGTTTGCCACGTTAA